The nucleotide window CGAAAATCACATATTTTTTTTGTAAAGCGTTGTACGGTTATCTATAATCTTTGAATGGCAAGGCTTTCGGGTTTTTTTATTTAAAAAGGAGATGGTATGCGTGGAGGATATAGAGGAAAACCAAAACCGAAATTGCCGTCACATCTAAAGCGTGTTCATGTGAATGCCCGCATCCAGCGGTGGATGCTTGATGAGCTCAAAAAAAGAGGTGAGGTTGGGATAATTTTGGAGGATATATTGATTAAAGCGGGTTTCAAGTATCAAGCAGAAAAATGAAGAAAAACAATATGCCTCCGGCGGCCCTACGGGGTATTTGTTCCGCGCTAAGGCGCGGGGATTTAACGCATGAAGGACAAAAACATGGGGGGAAGGGCAGAATACATTGGACAGCATACTGCCCCCCATGTCTTCGTCACCAGTCACGGCGCTCGGGTTGCTTCCCAGCAGTTGCCCTATCCTCCAGACCGGCGTGAGGGATATTATCAATGTTACAAAAAATATCAAGTCAATAATGAAAAAAAATATAAAATCAGCAGGTTATAAAGGAATGAGAAACGGGAATTTTAATTGTCGTTGAAGGAAAAAAATATTTGTCGTTGATCAGATCCTGCCCGTTTTTCCAAAAGTCGTCAAGTCGGTCCTTTCTTAGGGTTAACACCCAGGAGGGACCAATCGGGTGAAATGGACAAGCAACTTCCCATTACTAAAGCAGGGAATACTTATCTGCGCCAGTTGCTGGTGGGATGTGCCCATTATATTATGGGGCCATTTGGCCCAGAAAATTCCCTGCGCCTCCACGGCCTGGCTATCGCTGCAAGAGGAGGTAAAAATGCCAAGAAACGAGCCGTTGTCGCTGTCGCCCGGAAATTGGCAGTGCTACTGCATCGACTATGGGTGAGCGAAGACACATACCAGCCATTTTATTGCAGAGACAAAAAAGTTGCCTGAAGATGAACCTCATCAATATAAAACAGGATTTATGAGTTGAAGATTTTTAAGGAAGATGACCCGATTTTAAGGGGGCCAGCCGCCCCCTATCCCCCCCCGGGATTTATCGCGCTAGGGACAAAAGCATGAGGGAGGAACAGGTACAGTTGCGGTGTACCTGCCCCCATGCTCTCGTCACCGGCTGCGGCGCTCGGGTCGCTTCCCAGCGTTGCCCTATCCTCCGAGCCGGCAGTAAGATAATATCACTGCAATACAAAATATCAACAGGATGGTGCAGCATGATACAAGTTTCCAACGTCTCATCCAGGAGACTGCGATAAGAGCCTTGCAACAGTCGGTTGCCGCTGACATTAAATGGTTGCGTTAAACAGATAGCAGCTCCTGCCACCGGATATTAACATGCACCGGGACAAATGGCAGTCCCATAAAAGAGTGCGAATGGAAGCGTGATGGTCCGAGACTTGTTGGATTGGGAAAAGGATAATTCGTGAACGAATTTCCTCTTGACATAAGCCTTCTCATGGAAGCCTCTTAGACAGAGGCGTAAAAGCAAAAAAAAACCCTTAACAGGATACTGTCAAGGGTTTTTATCTTTTCAAGTCACCAAAATGACTTTGTTCGAGCAAATAAAACGGTTAACTATAGAACGGTTACATTTGTTGCAGCAGGGCCTTTTTGTCCTTCTTCAACATCAAATGAAACACGATCCCCTTCATTCAGGGATTTAAATCCTGTTGCATTGATGCCGCTATGATGTACGAATACATCTTTTCCATTTTCCTGTTCGATAAATCCAAAACCTTTTGAGTCGTTAAACCATTTTACGATACCAGTAGCCATATTGGCAATCTCCTGTAATAAAAAATAAAAAATTCCAGTTTCTAACTTTGGGGGTAATGCCACTTCCATAGTGGGAGGAATATACACCTTTCTGATGAAACCTTTGCGCTTTACATACAGCAGCGCAAGTCAAAATATAATATAGGAACATTTGTAAAAGTCAAGCATTAAATTGGCTTTTAATTTCAGTCAATATTTTTTATGTTTATCTCAAGTTTTGTCTTTGTTAGAGCCTGTTTTAAAAATACCACATTGTGCCGTAAACCCCACTGAACAGGTAGGATTCTGCTTGATACAGATATGGGTTTGCTGAAATTAGTCTGTTTAACCATTTAGACAATAACTTTTAAACAGATAATATGAGAAGGCTGGTCCCTCCAACGAGCTATGATATAATCACGCTCAATTAGTAACGCAGTCACCCAAGGGGCTGCAAAAAAAGGAGGGGACCAGCCATGAATAACAATATCACAATAGGAATGGATTTGGGAGACAAGTTTCACATAGCGGTTGTATTTGACAGTGATGGCACTGAATTAGAGATTGCCAAGGTGATTAATACTAAAACCGGTATACGCACGTTCTTCAAACAGTACAAATCCGCCACAGTGGCTATAGAGGCAGGCACTCACTCTCCATGGATCAGCCGGTTGTTGACTGAAATGGAGCAGACCGTGTACGTCGGGAACCCTCGTAAATTAAGGTATATCTGGGACAGTATTGATAAATCAGATGCCCGGGACGCACGGATGCTTGGTATGGTTTGCCGATTGGAACCAAGACTTCTGCAACCAATACACCATCGCAGCAGCCAGGCCCAAGTTGATCTGACAACAATCAAATCCCGTGATATGCTGGTTAAGAGCCGCACACAGCTGATCAACCACGTAAGGGGAATCGTCAAAGCCAATGGGGAGCGTCTGCCCAAATGCAGTGCAGCAAGCTTTGCCAATAAATGTAGTTCCGATATCCCAAAAGAGCTTTGGCCTGCTATAGCGCCTTTGTTTGAAGTTATCACGGAGTTGAATTGCCAGATAAAAGAGCTTGAGAGCAAAATTGAACAACTCAGCATAGAAAAGTACCCTGAAACCAGGTTTTTGAGGCAGGTTCCTGGAGTTGGTCCCATAACTGCATTGTCATATATCCTTTACATTGAAGATCCTGCCCGTTTTTCCAAAAGTCGTCAAGTCGGTCCTTTCTTAGGGTTAACACCCAGGAGGGACCAATCGGGTGAAATGGACAAGCAACTTCCCATTACTAAAGCAGGGAATACTTATCTGCGCCAGTTGCTGGTGGGATGTGCCCATTATATTATGGGGCCATTTGGCCCAGAAAATTCCCTGCGCCTCCACGGCCTGGCTATCGCTGCAAGAGGAGGTAAAAATGCCAAGAAACGAGCCGTTGTCGCTGTCGCCCGGAAATTGGCAGTGCTACTGCATCGACTATGGGTGAGCGAAGACACATACCAGCCATTTTATTGCAGAGACAAAAAAGTTGCCTGAAGATGAACCTCATCAATATAAAACAGGATTTATGAGTTGAAGATTTTTAAGGAAGATGACCCGATTTTAAGGGGGCCAGCCGCCCCCTATCCCCCCCCGGGATTTATCGCGCTAGGGACAAAAGCATGAGGGAGGAACAGGTACAGTTGCGGTGTACCTGCCCCCATGCTCTCGTCACCGGCTGCGGCGCTCGGGTCGCTTCCCAGCGTTGCCCTATCCTCCGAGCCGGCAGTAAGATAATATCACTGCAATACAAAATATCAACAGGATGGTGCAGCATGATACAAGTTTCCAACGTCTCATCCAGGAGACTGCGATAAGAGCCTTGCAACAGTCGGTTGCCGCTGACATTAAATGGTTGCGTTAAACAGATAGCAGCTCCTGCCACCGGATATTAACATGCACCGGGACAAATGGCAGTCCCATAAAAGAGTGCGAATGGAAGCGTGATGGTCCGAGACTTGTTGGATTGGGAAAAGGATAATTCGTGAACGAATTTCCTCTTGACATAAGCCTTCTCATGGAAGGCTCTTAAATTAATATTATTGACCGCATTATTTTTTTTATTTTACTTCCTCTATTGTCTTTTGTTAGGATTGTTCCAGGCAGTTTTATTTTTTTATATGAAAGTTTTAAAAAATCACACAGAGACTTTCAATCTTTGTTGTGGGCAAATCTTAAATGAAATATCAAATATGCCCGTGGCAGTTATTCAAATTTCATATATGTTGGGAGGAAAAACTATGAAATCTATTCAGGTGGAATTTGAAAAGGCTTCAAAAAAAATAACCTTTAAAAAAAATGCAAAAGTGGAAGACTGGTTTACAGTATGCAAAAAATTCAATGATGATGTTTCCCGGATTTGTGATGTCACGGACAAAAAAGACTATACCGGTCTTTTTGAGTGTTGTGATGATAAAAATAAAAAGTTTTTTTATCTGGTTAAGGAGGATAAAAAATTATACCGGATGAAACATAGATATTTTTTTGATAATCTTGGTTTGAAATAAGAAATTCAGGATCATGGAAAAGGGGTTTTGATGCAGGCGCGGATTCTGGTGGTGGATGATGATGAAGCCATAAGAGATGCCTTAAGAGAGATTCTTGAGGATGATTATGCTGTTGTCTGTGTGGACAACGGGCTTAAAGCCGTTGAGATGGTTAAAAAACAGGTGTTTGACCTTGTTTTTTTGGATATTATCATGCCGGAAATAGACGGGATTGAAACCCTAAGACGTCTCAAGGTCCATGACAAGATGCTGGATATTATCATGATTTCCGCCGTGGACCGTGCCCAGGAAGCCACGGATTCCATCAAACTCGGTGCCTATGATTATATTACAAAACCATTTGATCATGAAATCATATTGAACAGGCTCAAAAAGGTTCTGCAAAATAGAAGTCTTATAAAAGAAATCAGTTTTCACAGGGCCCAGGCTGCATCAGGTTCATGGAGAGACACCATCGTCAGCAAATCAAAAAAAATGACTGCGGTACTTGATCTGGTGTCAAAAGTCGCTGATACGTCAAGCAGTGTCCTGATCACAGGAGAGAGTGGAACCGGAAAAGAATTGATTGCAAAGGCGGTTCATAATGCAAGTCCTCGTCATGACAAACCTTTTGTTGCCATTAATTGTGCTGCCATACCGGCAGAACTCATGGAAGCCGAGTTGTTCGGTCATGAAAAAGGCGCTTTCACAGGTGCCCATAAACAGACTATTGGTAAGTTTGAGTTTGCTCATCAAGGTACGATTTTTCTGGATGAAATCTCCAGCCTTAAATCCGAATTCCAGGCAAAGTTGTTGAGATTTATTCAGGAAAGGGAATTTGCACGGGTTGGCAACCATCGTACAATTAAAGTGGATGTTCGAATTGTTGCCGCCACCAATACCAGTCTGGATGAGATGGTTAAGGAAGGTACGTTCAGGGATGATCTGTATTTCAGGCTAAATGTGGTTCCGGTATTGCTGCCGCCTCTTCGCAGCCGCAAAGGGGATGTACCGCTTCTGGCGGATTTTTTTCTGGACAGATTCAACCGCCGGATGAATAAAAGTGTCAAAGGCTTTACCCCGGATGCAATTATTGTTCTGGAGGCCTATCCATGGCCCGGCAATATCCGTGAACTGGAAAATCTTGTAGAACGGATGGTAGTGCTGGGGTCTGAAAATCAATTTATCGATGAAAAAGATCTTCCTTTTGACCTTTTGTTGCATGGAGACCCCACACAAGGTGCGGAAAAAGGGGTCAGGGAAAACAAGGGGCTTGTCCAGGCCCGGCAGTCCTTTGAACGCCTTTATATTCTCAGGGCACTTAAGAACTGCAGATGGAACCAGACCCTGGCTGCAAGTCTTCTGGGTATTCACAGAAATACCCTTATTCAGAAAATGAAATCCTTAAATCTTACACGAAACCAGGATGATCTCTAATGGTTTCCCCTGGGCAGGCTGATTGAAAAACAGCAGCCCTTTCCTTGTTGGCTTTTTGCCTTTATCTGACCTCCGTGTTCCGAGATCACCTTATGGGTGATGGCCAGTCCCAGTCCGGTTCCCTTGGCCTTGGTGGTAAAAAACGGATTAAAAATATTTTCCGCAAGTTCGGAAGAAAATCCATGTCCTGTATCTTTGAAATCTATTGCCAACAGGTTGTCTTTACAGGATGCATGAATTATCATTATCCCGCCATCCTGCATGGCTTGGGCACCATTTTGCATGAGATTAATAAATACTTTTTCAAGCTGGTCTGCATCTGCCATGATTTGAGGCAGGTCATGTGCAAAGTCGCTTTGGCAGTCGATGCCCCTATCTGTAAAATCCGCTTCCAGCAATTCAATGCATTGCCTGAGCAATTGGCTAATATCTGTCTGATTAAAATTGTATTTAGGGGGCCTTGACAGTTCCAAAAGTTCTTCAGTGAGGGTGTTTAACCGGTTGATTTCCCTGGGAACGGTTCTCTGGAATTTTTCTAAAAATCCTGGTTTTTCGATCTTTTTTGGCAGCAGTGCCACATAGGTTTTTATGGCGGATAAGGGGTTTCTTATTTCGTGGGCCATACCGGCCGCCAGGGTTCCTAAGTCTGCAAGCCGCTGGTTCTGGCGGATTTCAGCCTCAAGCTGTTTAAGATCAGTAATGTCGTTAATGTTGAATATGATCTGCCGGGGCATTTTTTTATCCGACTTGAGAATCCCGGCACCTGCCAGGATTATCCTGGTATCTTTGCCGTTTTGCAGGTGGATTTCCCGCTGGTTTCTGGCGGAAGGATTTTCAAGGGAGTTTTGAATATAGGCTGCAAACGGGTTGTTTTTATCAAAAAGTTTTAAAACATGGCGGTCTTTTGCAGCATGGTCAAGGGGAATACTCAAAATAGCATGGGCAGCCGGATTGACGGCTGTGACAATTCCCTTCATATCAACAGCCAAAAGCCCGTCTGTCATTGTGGCCAATATTTTTTCCGCATATTGCTGCAATTGTTTTATTTCTTTGATCTGGTTTTCCAACTGCCGTTTATGGGCCAGGATTTCCTGTATCATAACGGAAAAATTATCGGCCAGAATCTCAACTTCATCTCGGGTACGGATGGAAAACTTTTGATCTAAATTGCCTTGAGCCGCTTCAACAGTTGCATTTACAAGGGTTCCCAGGGGTCTGGTGACTCGCTGGGCTGCCCAGTTGGATATCAAAATACCAATGGCAAGGGCCACAGACCCCACAATGAGAATACTCCACAGGGTTTGACGGATCTGCTGATACATCAGATCAAGAGACAGGCAGACACGTATGGTTCCCCACCGGTCCTGGGCATTGGAAATATAAACCGGCACAGCCACATCCATGACCGGGGTGGTGCCGGATTCAGGAACCCTGACATTTATCAGGGGGACTGTCGCCGCAATGGCATTCCTGCTGATATCATCTGTCATATAACGGTTCTGCAGATCGGGTCGCCGGCTGTAACCAGCCACTTTTCCTTCTTTGTCATGGACAATTACATAAATGATTTCAGGATTATTGACGGCCTGGTTTGCAAGTTTTTCCAAGGCAACATAATTATATGTAACCAGGTGGTCAATTGATATTGCGGCAAGGTTTTTTGCAATGGCCAGACCCTGTTTTTCAATTCTGCCCCGAATGGTTCTAGTCTGGAGTACTGCCAGGACTGCGGCAAGAGTCCCCAGCAACACCAGAAGCATAATTGAGGTGATAAGAATAAACCTGTAGCGCAGGGAAACAAAGCGGTTTTTTTTTAAGGTTTGCTTTTTCCTGCTGGGTGCGCCATGGTTTTGTTTTGCAGGGTATAGTTCTTTTTGTTGATGGTATTCAGTCATTTTGATGGGGTTGGTCCAGCCATATTTTGTTGAGTTGCAGGTTATGGGCTCCCAGGGCACTTACGTTCACGGATTTGACATAGGACTGGTATACCCGGTCCACACTCATGTAAAAAAGTGGGATCAGGGGAGCAGACTCCATGATGGCAGCTTCGGTTTTCTGGTACATGCCGGCCCGTTCAACAGGGTCCACGATTGCCCTGGCAGCCAACAGCATCCGGTCTATATTTTCATCCTCTAAGTTCATGAAATTGGTGGGTGATTCAGAGGCAAAAAGAGAATATAAAAAACTGTCAGGATCGGGCATGTCGGCAAACCAGACATACCGGTAAATCTGAACAGCATCTGAATTTAAATAGGTTTCGAATTCTTCCCAGTCAGTGATGTATTTTGCCCTGATTTTAATACCCAGTTTGCTCCAAGCGTTTTTTATGATTGTTATCTCCTGTTCTACCCTGGGGGTTTGTATAGCGGAAACGATCTCCAGTTCAGGCTGCTTATCTAAGGTTGTGCTAAATGCCTGGTTCAAACACTGCAGGGCAAGGTCAGGGTTGTTGTCCTCCATCTGGCTCAAAGGAGTACGCCCAGGCATGCCCAAGGGTAAAATATTTGTTGCGATGTCAAACTGGCCTTTGTAGACTTGATTGACCAATGCCTTGCGGTCAACAGCTATGGAAAGAGCTTTTCGAAGGTCTGGGTTTGCAAGATTTGGATGTTTCAGGTTCATGCCGTAAAAAAAGAGGCTCAGGGAAGGCCTGTGAAACCATTGAAGCTCTTTATTTTCTGACAGTTTTTTTTTAACGTCCCCGTAGACTTCCATCTCTTCAAGATTGTTGTTTTGAAAATCAGCGAATATAATGGGGTCCTGTCCTCCTGGATAAATTTTATAGTGAATTTCATCCAGAAAAGCAGGTTCGGCATAATACTCTTCAAATCGCTTAAGTTGAATTGATTTGCCTTCTTCCCAGGATATAAAGCTGAAGGGGCCGCTTCCCACGGGATTTTTTCCAAAGTCTTCTTTGAGCAGGATTACCTCTTTTTGTGAAACAATTGATGCCTGGTACATGCCCAGGGCAGTTAAAAAAGGCACATGGGATTCTTGAAGGTGTACAGTGAAAATTTGTTCATTTTCTATTTTTAATCCCGGAATATTTTCCAGGGTTCCTGCTCTGTATTCTTTTGCACCGACAATTTTAAGCAGATGGGGCAGCACTGCAGAAGGGTGTTCCGCCCGTAAAAGCCTTTTAAAAGAAAAAATGACATCTTGGGAGGTAACAGGATCAAGGTTGTGAAACCGGGCGTTTTTTTTCAGTTTAAACTGGTACACCTTGCCGTCTTCTTTGACTTGCCAGGTTTCAGCCAGGGCCGGTAAAACCGACAGATAGGAATCATACCGGACAAGACCGTCAAAAATCTGGTGGACAATCGTTTCTCCATAGTTGTCTTGAACAAGTGCAGGATCAAGAGTGGGCGGGTTGCTTCGCAAAGAAGCCCGATAAATACCACCCTGGATGGGTACTGATGATGATAAGGCTCTTTGTGTCTGTTCTTTTTTGTCTTGGTTGGTGCAGCCCGGCAGAAAAATTAGGTTCAAGAAAAAAAAGGGGACACAAAAGATTGAAAACAGGCCTGACATATTCATTTTTTTCTTCCTAATTAACAATGGTTTAAAGGAGAAAAAAATTACCATATGGGGAGGGGGAATGCAAGTATTTCAAGCTCAGTACAAAAATGAAACCCAAGGTTTTTTCTAAGCCAAAGCTTATTGATAAGAAACAAAAAAAGCACGGTTGGAATTTTACCGTGCTTTTTTGAAGAATGGATGTCTTTCCTTTAAATATTAGCCGGGACCGCCGCCACCAGAAGCAAGAACAGGCATTGCATATCCAGCAAGCAAAACACCAATTACAAATACTTTTACCATTAATTCTTTCATTTTAGATCTCCTTTTGTTGGTTAATTGTTTTGTGCAACGTTCATCATGTTGAACTTAATTAAGAGCAAGGCAGGGACCATTCATTTTTTTCTTGGAAAATAATTTTATAACTATTTGAAATAAAAGGATTATTGTTCTGTTTTTTATTCTGAGTATGAAAAATAATTCCTGGAAAATGCACATGGCTCTGTGCAGACGAAAAGGTAAAAATAAAAAAATAGAATTCCTGTTGTTTTGGGTATTGTTTTTAGCCTTGTGGGTATATGCTTTGAGACAATTTGCACATATTAGTGTGCAAATTGTCTTTTTTTACAGGCAGTGCTTTTTATATATAAATTTAAAATACTTATGCTGTTTTTATCCCTTAATCTCACAAACAAGCCCTGAAATATGTGCATTCCTTTTAAATCCACCGGGTGGCGGACTGGTTTTCGTATGTATGTTTTTGCTAATAAATTAAGATTGTTAATAGGTTTTTGTGTCTTGCTGTGATCTGGCACAATCATTGCCTTCAATGCAGGTGTTTTGAAAAGACGGGCTTGTAAAAGGTCGTGCATAAAGAAAAAAACAGGGCGATTAGTCCAAAGGTTTACATCTCCTCCGGGCAGATTTTTAATTGAAAATGTCAGACAGGCGGACTTATTTTTAAGAATAATATAATGGACATAAAGCTATTGGAAAATTTTACTTCAGAAAAAAAGAATAAAAAAATATTTGGGAAAGCGTCTGAAAGAATAATATATGATGATCCTATTCATGGTTCTGATTTATATGAAAGTGTTCATGTAATGCCGGATTATTTTGATTTTCTCAGAGATGGCCAATCCATTTTGTATGATTCTCTTCCTTTAGCCTATGTGGCACTTAATGAAAAAGGAGTTGTTAAAATTGCCAATCAGGCTGCAGTTGAAATGCTGAGTGTTGAAAAACGCCATTTGATCAATACAAATTTTATTGATTATATTTACAAGGAAGATAAAAAAAAAATTAAGATAGACAAAGAAAGCCTTTTTGGTACTGTTTTTAAACCTTTTGATATTCGGCTGAAAAAAAAACAATCCCTTGTCTGGGTTCGGGTAAATTTTATGATGGATGAGGAATTTTGTTCCTGCGGCAGTCCTTTGGGGTTGATGCTTACGGATATAAACGATTTGAAACATGTTGAACTGGAAAAATCAAAATTGCAACATCAGCTTCTGCAAGCACAGAAAATGGAAGCCATTGGTAATCTTTCCAGTGGTATTGTTCACGATTTTAACAATATTCTTCACCCCATAATCGGTAGTCTTGAGTTGCTCATAGATGATACGGCCAATGACAGGAAACGCCTGAAAACCCTTGAGAATATTCTTAATGGTGCAAAAAGGGCATGCAGTCTTGTGAAACAGATTCTCAGTTTTACTCATACCTCATCCCTTGAGGCCAGTCCTGTAAAAATTCAGCCCATTGTTCGGGAAATATTAAAATTGAGCCGCTCGAGCATGTCAACTGAAATTAAGGTGATTCAGTCCATTGATAATGATTGTGGAAAAATTTTAGCAGATCCCATTCATGTTTATCAGATTGTCATGAATCTGATTACCAATGCCTGTCATGCCATGGGAAAGGATGGCGGGATTCTTGATGTCACACTCAAAGAAATTGAAGTTGCCAGGAATTTTTCAGGAAAATTGATCTTGAATCCAGGTATGTATGCATGCTTAAGTGTTGCTGATACCGGGTATGGTATAGACAGTGCCATTAAAGATAAGATATTTGA belongs to Desulfobacula toluolica Tol2 and includes:
- a CDS encoding cold-shock protein, whose amino-acid sequence is MATGIVKWFNDSKGFGFIEQENGKDVFVHHSGINATGFKSLNEGDRVSFDVEEGQKGPAATNVTVL
- a CDS encoding sigma-54-dependent transcriptional regulator; its protein translation is MQARILVVDDDEAIRDALREILEDDYAVVCVDNGLKAVEMVKKQVFDLVFLDIIMPEIDGIETLRRLKVHDKMLDIIMISAVDRAQEATDSIKLGAYDYITKPFDHEIILNRLKKVLQNRSLIKEISFHRAQAASGSWRDTIVSKSKKMTAVLDLVSKVADTSSSVLITGESGTGKELIAKAVHNASPRHDKPFVAINCAAIPAELMEAELFGHEKGAFTGAHKQTIGKFEFAHQGTIFLDEISSLKSEFQAKLLRFIQEREFARVGNHRTIKVDVRIVAATNTSLDEMVKEGTFRDDLYFRLNVVPVLLPPLRSRKGDVPLLADFFLDRFNRRMNKSVKGFTPDAIIVLEAYPWPGNIRELENLVERMVVLGSENQFIDEKDLPFDLLLHGDPTQGAEKGVRENKGLVQARQSFERLYILRALKNCRWNQTLAASLLGIHRNTLIQKMKSLNLTRNQDDL
- a CDS encoding sensor histidine kinase, with amino-acid sequence MTEYHQQKELYPAKQNHGAPSRKKQTLKKNRFVSLRYRFILITSIMLLVLLGTLAAVLAVLQTRTIRGRIEKQGLAIAKNLAAISIDHLVTYNYVALEKLANQAVNNPEIIYVIVHDKEGKVAGYSRRPDLQNRYMTDDISRNAIAATVPLINVRVPESGTTPVMDVAVPVYISNAQDRWGTIRVCLSLDLMYQQIRQTLWSILIVGSVALAIGILISNWAAQRVTRPLGTLVNATVEAAQGNLDQKFSIRTRDEVEILADNFSVMIQEILAHKRQLENQIKEIKQLQQYAEKILATMTDGLLAVDMKGIVTAVNPAAHAILSIPLDHAAKDRHVLKLFDKNNPFAAYIQNSLENPSARNQREIHLQNGKDTRIILAGAGILKSDKKMPRQIIFNINDITDLKQLEAEIRQNQRLADLGTLAAGMAHEIRNPLSAIKTYVALLPKKIEKPGFLEKFQRTVPREINRLNTLTEELLELSRPPKYNFNQTDISQLLRQCIELLEADFTDRGIDCQSDFAHDLPQIMADADQLEKVFINLMQNGAQAMQDGGIMIIHASCKDNLLAIDFKDTGHGFSSELAENIFNPFFTTKAKGTGLGLAITHKVISEHGGQIKAKSQQGKGCCFSISLPRGNH
- a CDS encoding ABC transporter substrate-binding protein codes for the protein MNMSGLFSIFCVPFFFLNLIFLPGCTNQDKKEQTQRALSSSVPIQGGIYRASLRSNPPTLDPALVQDNYGETIVHQIFDGLVRYDSYLSVLPALAETWQVKEDGKVYQFKLKKNARFHNLDPVTSQDVIFSFKRLLRAEHPSAVLPHLLKIVGAKEYRAGTLENIPGLKIENEQIFTVHLQESHVPFLTALGMYQASIVSQKEVILLKEDFGKNPVGSGPFSFISWEEGKSIQLKRFEEYYAEPAFLDEIHYKIYPGGQDPIIFADFQNNNLEEMEVYGDVKKKLSENKELQWFHRPSLSLFFYGMNLKHPNLANPDLRKALSIAVDRKALVNQVYKGQFDIATNILPLGMPGRTPLSQMEDNNPDLALQCLNQAFSTTLDKQPELEIVSAIQTPRVEQEITIIKNAWSKLGIKIRAKYITDWEEFETYLNSDAVQIYRYVWFADMPDPDSFLYSLFASESPTNFMNLEDENIDRMLLAARAIVDPVERAGMYQKTEAAIMESAPLIPLFYMSVDRVYQSYVKSVNVSALGAHNLQLNKIWLDQPHQND
- a CDS encoding IS110 family RNA-guided transposase produces the protein MNNNITIGMDLGDKFHIAVVFDSDGTELEIAKVINTKTGIRTFFKQYKSATVAIEAGTHSPWISRLLTEMEQTVYVGNPRKLRYIWDSIDKSDARDARMLGMVCRLEPRLLQPIHHRSSQAQVDLTTIKSRDMLVKSRTQLINHVRGIVKANGERLPKCSAASFANKCSSDIPKELWPAIAPLFEVITELNCQIKELESKIEQLSIEKYPETRFLRQVPGVGPITALSYILYIEDPARFSKSRQVGPFLGLTPRRDQSGEMDKQLPITKAGNTYLRQLLVGCAHYIMGPFGPENSLRLHGLAIAARGGKNAKKRAVVAVARKLAVLLHRLWVSEDTYQPFYCRDKKVA
- a CDS encoding two-component system sensor histidine kinase NtrB, producing MDIKLLENFTSEKKNKKIFGKASERIIYDDPIHGSDLYESVHVMPDYFDFLRDGQSILYDSLPLAYVALNEKGVVKIANQAAVEMLSVEKRHLINTNFIDYIYKEDKKKIKIDKESLFGTVFKPFDIRLKKKQSLVWVRVNFMMDEEFCSCGSPLGLMLTDINDLKHVELEKSKLQHQLLQAQKMEAIGNLSSGIVHDFNNILHPIIGSLELLIDDTANDRKRLKTLENILNGAKRACSLVKQILSFTHTSSLEASPVKIQPIVREILKLSRSSMSTEIKVIQSIDNDCGKILADPIHVYQIVMNLITNACHAMGKDGGILDVTLKEIEVARNFSGKLILNPGMYACLSVADTGYGIDSAIKDKIFDPCFTTKKNGTGLGLSVISSIVKKYGGGIDFSSEPGKGSLFKVYIPLCQIHSFF